A portion of the uncultured Bacteroides sp. genome contains these proteins:
- a CDS encoding transposase, producing METHEVSIKSVADFSYLKPSVLTDYYKNHLSDFLSWDQLSHAEDYILFPENMGANLCIDETALSNGELVTNVINKSGHGKRGTLVAIIKGTKSENIVKCLKKIPQELRDMVENITLDMANSMYSIARQSFPKALQIIDRFHVQKLMHEALQDLRIQYRWQAMDEENKAMKKAKENKEEHVPERFDNGDTLRQLLVRSRYLLFKSPDKWSQSQEIRADILFKQYDDLKQFYYLALHLGKIYSTSYDKDVARPKLALWFNKVEEWEYPQFNTVIRTFQQHYERILNFFVGRQTNAAAESFNAKLKAFRADFRGVTDMKFFLFRIAKLYA from the coding sequence TTGGAAACTCATGAAGTAAGTATCAAAAGTGTGGCCGATTTCAGTTATTTAAAGCCTTCGGTTTTGACCGACTATTACAAGAACCATTTAAGTGACTTCCTTTCTTGGGATCAACTCTCCCACGCAGAAGATTATATCCTTTTTCCTGAAAATATGGGAGCTAACCTTTGTATTGACGAGACTGCATTGAGTAATGGGGAATTGGTCACGAATGTGATTAACAAGTCCGGGCATGGCAAAAGGGGTACTCTTGTAGCCATAATAAAAGGTACCAAATCAGAAAATATCGTGAAGTGTCTGAAGAAAATCCCGCAAGAGCTACGGGATATGGTTGAAAACATTACCTTGGATATGGCTAACAGTATGTACTCCATAGCGCGTCAAAGCTTCCCCAAAGCATTGCAGATAATAGACCGATTTCATGTCCAGAAACTAATGCATGAGGCTTTACAAGATCTCAGAATACAATATCGTTGGCAAGCTATGGACGAAGAAAATAAGGCCATGAAGAAAGCTAAGGAAAATAAAGAAGAACACGTTCCTGAAAGATTTGACAATGGGGATACGTTAAGACAATTATTGGTAAGAAGTAGGTACTTGTTATTCAAATCTCCTGATAAATGGAGCCAATCACAAGAGATTAGAGCCGATATACTCTTCAAACAGTATGATGACCTCAAACAGTTCTATTACCTAGCTTTGCATTTAGGCAAAATCTATTCTACAAGCTATGACAAGGATGTGGCACGTCCTAAATTGGCATTGTGGTTCAACAAGGTGGAAGAATGGGAATATCCACAGTTTAATACAGTCATAAGAACTTTTCAACAGCACTATGAAAGAATTCTAAACTTCTTCGTAGGCAGACAAACCAACGCAGCAGCAGAATCATTCAATGCTAAGCTAAAAGC